A single window of Salvia splendens isolate huo1 chromosome 8, SspV2, whole genome shotgun sequence DNA harbors:
- the LOC121746193 gene encoding interactor of constitutive active ROPs 3-like, translating into MQTPKARSSPSGAPQKSSPRSISSEASLKSSSPQASSTEAPQKVSPRVVRQLKTGPRFLDPTASSSNQANRASKERSPKVTDHKSPRSPLSEKKRPSKIPELESQISQLEHDLKVVKDQLISTEAQKKQAQTDAEESNQQLSALSLKLEELQKHLSEQPSSEEVVSEEQKLGSQSELEALKKQGSLDSAALASAFDEIKQLKVQLEMVAEFKAPQPKHSESEQNDLTKLKENLSETLLIVEEMKQQVMCSKESEAQAQALVRETLVQLETAKKMVETLRSDGLKTTEEYTAIASELEQSRARVSFLEDLVSKLQADIGSDGKRDSQGEIEVSSLRLEIEQLRSVLEAGEIRYNEERSRNAEQMQDAMEKVEKFKSASSQREAELEVEFRRSKYEIEELKANLMDKETELQGIVEENEGLTVRLENSVSGQRESELEKKFQAEIETLKASLAQKEAEWQSTSKENEILKEMAKNGRTSEEIESEAVMKVSYMAEEIEKSNKKAVRVGEQLEAAQATNAEMEGELRRLKVQSDQWRKAAEAAAAMLSAGNNNGQMMERTGSMDGHYSPMTGKVSSPYADDLDEELMKKKNGNKLRKFGVLWKKPQK; encoded by the exons ATGCAGACCCCTAAAGCAAG AAGTAGTCCATCAGGCGCACCTCAGAAGAGCTCTCCTCGATCTATATCCTCAGAGGCGTCTCTCAAAAGCTCgtcccctcaagcttcatccaCAGAAGCTCCCCAAAAGGTCTCTCCAAGAGTGGTGCGTCAGCTTAAGACAGGGCCACGTTTCTTAGACCCCACCGCATCTTCATCAAACCAAGCAAACCGAGCTTCAAAAGAGAGAAGTCCTAAAGTAACTGATCACAAATCCCCTAGAAGCCCGCTTTCTGAG AAGAAACGGCCTAGCAAAATACCTGAGCTTGAGAGCCAGATATCTCAGCTTGAGCATGATCTGAAAGTTGTCAAGGATCAATTAATTTCTACGGAAGCACAGAAGAAGCAAGCTCAGACAGATGCTGAGGAGTCTAACCAGCAGCTCTCGGCCTTATCTTTGAAGCTCGAAGAGTTGCAGAAACACCTCTCTGAGCAGCCATCTTCGGAGGAAGTTGTGTCTGAGGAACAAAAATTGGGCTCACAATCTGAACTCGAGGCTCTCAAGAAGCAGGGCTCTCTTGACTCGGCTGCATTGGCTTCTGCATTTGATGAGATCAAGCAGCTTAAGGTTCAGCTTGAGATGGTAGCTGAGTTCAAGGCACCTCAACCTAAGCACTCGGAATCTGAGCAAAACGACCTTACTAAATTGAAGGAGAACTTGTCTGAGACGCTCTTGATTGTGGAAGAAATGAAACAACAGGTAATGTGTAGCAAAGAATCCGAAGCTCAGGCTCAGGCGCTCGTTAGAGAGACTCTGGTGCAACTTGAAACGGCCAAGAAGATGGTGGAGACGCTTAGATCAGATGGACTAAAGACCACCGAGGAGTATACTGCCATTGCTTCTGAGCTGGAGCAGTCGAGAGCTCGTGTTAGTTTCTTGGAAGACCTTGTGAGCAAACTCCAGGCTGACATTGGTAGTGATGGCAAAAGAGACTCCCAAGGTGAAATAGAAGTTAGTTCTTTGAGACTCGAAATTGAGCAACTGAGGTCGGTTTTAGAAGCCGGTGAGATAAGATACAACGAGGAACGAAGTCGTAATGCAGAGCAGATGCAGGACGCTATGGAAAAGGTGGAAAAGTTCAAATCTGCATCGAGCCAGAGAGAAGCGGAGCTGGAGGTGGAATTCCGGAGATCCAAATACGAGATTGAGGAGCTCAAGGCAAACCTGATGGACAAGGAGACTGAACTGCAAGGTATAGTTGAAGAGAACGAGGGACTCACAGTGAGGCTCGAGAACTCTGTGTCGGGGCAGAGGGAGAGCGAGCTGGAGAAGAAGTTCCAAGCCGAGATAGAAACTCTGAAGGCCAGCCTGGCACAGAAGGAGGCAGAGTGGCAAAGCACGTCGAAGGAGAATGAAATTCTCAAGGAAATGGCAAAGAATGGCAGAACGAGCGAGGAAATCGAGAGTGAGGCGGTCATGAAGGTGAGCTACATGGCAGAGGAGATAGAGAAGAGCAACAAGAAAGCGGTGAGAGTGGGGGAGCAGCTGGAGGCAGCGCAAGCAACGAATGCAGAGATGGAAGGTGAGCTGAGGAGGCTGAAAGTGCAGTCGGATCAATGGAGGAAGGCTGCAGAGGCTGCTGCTGCAATGCTGTCGGCAGGGAACAACAACGGGCAGATGATGGAGAGGACGGGGTCGATGGATGGTCATTACAGCCCTATGACAGGGAAGGTAAGCTCGCCTTATGCGGATGATCTTGATGAGGagttgatgaagaagaaaaatggtAACAAGCTGAGGAAGTTTGGGGTGTTGTGGAAGAAGCCACAAAAATAG
- the LOC121743252 gene encoding dof zinc finger protein DOF3.1-like, protein MPMDSATEQAHHHQEMGSQTLESMLASTKAAQPAKKPRPAEQSLKCPRCDSSNTKFCYYNNYSLSQPRYFCKSCRRYWTRGGTLRNVPVGGGYRKNKRSSTSGRRTHDHPSPYDPLPVFRKPTPGGRLGLDDPGLMDALRDGLHNLYGGEGGSFGMECGAGFGIGLGNGMEVGIEALNQEMGLMGFEEFCSGGGPTGAGICSNGAEGERWGLNTWQNSSGGEGSLGDLESTRIGSWNGIVSSSWHGLLNSPLM, encoded by the exons ATGCCTATGGATTCTGCTACAGAACAAGCTCATCATCACCAG GAAATGGGATCTCAAACACTAGAAAGCATGCTGGCAAGCACAAAGGCGGCGCAGCCCGCAAAGAAGCCGCGGCCGGCAGAGCAATCCCTAAAATGCCCCCGGTGCGATTCCAGCAACACCAAATTTTGCTACTACAACAACTACAGCCTCTCCCAGCCCAGGTACTTCTGCAAATCTTGCAGAAGGTACTGGACCAGAGGCGGCACGCTCCGCAACGTCCCTGTCGGCGGCGGCTACCGCAAGAACAAGCGCTCTTCAACTTCCGGCCGCCGCACCCACGACCACCCTTCGCCCTACGATCCACTGCCCGTGTTCCGGAAGCCCACACCTGGCGGCCGCCTCGGGCTGGATGACCCCGGCCTCATGGACGCTCTGAGGGACGGGCTTCACAATCTCTACGGTGGCGAGGGGGGTAGTTTCGGAATGGAATGCGGGGCCGGGTTCGGGATTGGCCTGGGGAATGGAATGGAGGTAGGAATAGAGGCATTGAATCAAGAGATGGGATTGATGGGGTTTGAGGAATTTTGTAGTGGTGGGGGGCCCACTGGAGCAGGTATCTGCTCCAATGGGGCCGAGGGAGAGAGGTGGGGTTTGAATACGTGGCAAAATAGTAGTGGTGGTGAAGGAAGCTTGGGTGACCTTGAGTCCACAAGGATTGGGAGCTGGAATGGGATTGTCTCGTCTAGTTGGCACGGGCTTCTAAATAGCCCTCTTATGTAA